A single region of the Anaerostipes rhamnosivorans genome encodes:
- a CDS encoding Gfo/Idh/MocA family protein → MDNKELRIGVVGVGAIGRTHIERINDQLQGGRVIACSDVNTEFGKKVAENYGCTFYEDGEEMIASGDIDAVIVTTIDPYHEQYVMAAIKAGIYVFCEKPLAPEAEACKRIVEAEISGGKQLVQVGFMRRYDQGYRQLKEAIKNRTYGEPLLLHCAHRNPAVDESYDTPMAVENSMIHEIDVLRWLLDEDYDTAEVVFAKNTRRTHANLMDPQIMILTTKSGVRIDVEAFVNTGHCYDIKCEVCCEDAILNLPEPSNIEVCANAVRGHAIHSDWSTRFVDAYNVEIQEWINSTKEGRVDGPTAWDGYVGQVTAKAASKARDNQTVVKIEMEEKPDFYN, encoded by the coding sequence ATGGATAACAAAGAACTGAGAATCGGAGTTGTTGGAGTTGGAGCGATTGGAAGAACGCACATTGAGAGGATCAATGACCAGCTGCAGGGCGGCAGGGTAATAGCGTGTTCTGACGTCAATACAGAATTCGGGAAAAAGGTTGCGGAGAATTATGGATGTACGTTTTATGAAGATGGGGAAGAGATGATCGCCTCCGGAGATATTGACGCAGTTATTGTCACAACCATAGACCCATACCATGAGCAGTATGTTATGGCGGCGATCAAGGCAGGCATCTATGTATTCTGTGAAAAACCGCTGGCACCGGAAGCCGAGGCGTGCAAAAGAATCGTGGAGGCAGAGATCTCAGGGGGTAAACAGCTGGTCCAGGTCGGATTTATGAGAAGATATGATCAGGGATACCGTCAATTAAAAGAAGCGATCAAGAACCGTACATATGGAGAACCTCTTCTTCTGCATTGTGCACACAGAAATCCTGCTGTGGATGAGAGCTATGACACACCGATGGCAGTGGAAAATTCCATGATCCATGAGATTGATGTACTCCGCTGGCTTCTTGATGAAGACTATGACACTGCAGAAGTTGTATTTGCTAAGAATACAAGAAGGACCCATGCAAACCTGATGGATCCGCAGATAATGATCCTGACTACAAAATCAGGAGTGAGAATTGACGTGGAGGCATTTGTCAACACAGGGCACTGCTATGATATTAAATGTGAAGTGTGCTGTGAGGATGCGATCTTAAATCTTCCTGAACCGTCTAACATTGAGGTATGCGCCAATGCTGTCCGTGGACATGCAATCCACAGTGATTGGTCCACAAGATTCGTAGATGCCTACAACGTAGAAATCCAGGAATGGATCAATTCCACAAAAGAAGGACGTGTGGACGGACCGACAGCGTGGGACGGATATGTTGGACAGGTGACAGCGAAGGCTGCTTCTAAAGCAAGAGATAACCAGACAGTAGTTAAAATTGAAATGGAAGAAAAACCTGATTTTTATAATTAA